TCAGGTTCTCCAGAGGAATCGGTCAGGCGCACGAGCGGGCCGGCGAGGGCACTTCGGCATCGGCTTCATGCGCGTTTAAAAAAGCGGCGCCGCTCGGCGCAGGTTACAGATAGCCGGGAAACGGCGTGACGCCGGTGAACACCGCGCCGGCGCCGTCGAAATTGCCTTCGGCGAGAAACGCATGCTGCGTGACGACCATCGCGTCGCGCAGTAGCCGCTGCAACGGATGTGACCGGTAGATCGCCGCCGTGCCGCCGAGGCGGTACGCGCGTTCGACGACGCTCGCACCCTCGCGTGCGATATGCGTGGCCGCGAGACGCAGCAGGCTGACCTGGTCGGGCGTCACGGGGTTGCCCGCGAGGATCGATTGCCAGACCGTGTCGGTCGCGTCGTAGAAGAACGCGCGCGCCGAGCGAAGCTGCGCTTCCGCCTTTGCGAGCTCGATGCGGAAATACGCGCGATCGGCGAGGCGCGGCGCACCGGTCGTCGTCTGGCGCCCGCCCGACATGCGGTTCGCGACGTCGAGCGCCGCGCGGCCGAGGCCGAGGTTGACGACGGCCAGCACCTGCGCCGCGTATGCGACGGTCGGATAGCGGTACAGCGGCTCGTCGACGGTCGGCTCGCCGCCGCGCACGAAGGTCCATGCTTCGGGCACGAAACGGTCGTTCACGCGCAGGTCGTGACTGCCGGTGCCCTGCATGCCGACCACGTTCCAGTTCTCGACGATCTCGACGTCGGCCGCGCGGAACACGGCCGTGCGCGGCTTGTTCGGCGCGGCGTCCTGCGCGCCCGGCACGGCGATGCCGACGCCGAGCCAGTCGGCACCCTTGCAGCCGCTCGCGAATTTCCACGTGCCGTTCACGCGCCAGCCGCCCGCTGCGGCTTGTGCGGGCTGCACCGGGAACAAGCCGCCCGCGAACACCTGGTCGGGGCCGCTCGCGTACAGCTCGGCCTGGGTTTCGAGCGGCAGCGCGGCGAGATAGACGTTCGCGGAGCCGAAGCTCGCGACCCACGCGGCCGAACCGTCGGCGGTCGCGATCCGCTCGATCATGTCGAGGAACGCGGTCGGCGCGAGTGCATCACCGCCGAAGCGACGCGGCGTGCCCGCGCGATAGATGCCGGCCTGCCTGAACAGCGCGATCACGTCGCGCGGCACGTGCGACAGGCGGTCGAATTCGTCGCGACGTGCGGCGACGGTTTCGATCACGGCGTCGAGCGGCGACAGCCGCCCGGCCGGGTCGCCCGCCACGGGCGGCGAAGTCGGTGCGGGATCGAGGGCGAGGGCGGCGTTGAGCATGGCTGTCTCCTGGGGCGGATTGGGGTTCGATTGCGGGGCGGCATGCGTGCTGTGCGGTTTTTCAATGCGAAGCACGACGATGCAACCAGTCTAGAAACGCCGAAAACACGCAGCAATTGGTGCGTTGGACCGCGCGACTGGTAACGCTCCGTGCCGCACTAAAGAAATCTTCAGATGCGGGCTGCGCGCGCCGGTGCTATGTTGGTCATCCGGCCGCGCGACGCCGCGCGCCTTCATCCGAATCCGATCATGAGTTTTCCCGACGAAGACGATTTCCACCGGCTGCTCGACGCGCTGACGACCTGCGTGCTGCTGCACGACGCGCACACGAAAGCGATCGTGTGGGCCAATCGCGCCGCGTGCATCGCGCTCGGTTTTTCCGTCGAGGAGCTGCTGCCGCTGAAGGCGCGGGACATGACGCGCCCCGAGCCGAAGTACCGGCGCGAGATCGGTGTCGGCGCGATGGATCGCGCGATGACCGACGGGCCGCAGGTGTACGAGTGGTGCTACCGGTCGCGCACCGGCGTCGACATGCTGTCGGAAGCGATCGCCACCTACGTGCCGTTGCACGGGCGCGATGTCGTGATGGTGCAGTTTCGCGACATCAGCGCGGAGGAAGCGATTCGCCAGCAACTGCGCCGCTACGAGGCGCGGCTGCGCGAGTTCATGCAGGATCTCGACGAAGGCGTCGCGGTCGTCACGCCGCACGGCGGCGCGCAGTTCATCAGCGAGTCGGGGCGCCGCGTGCTCGGGCTCGCGCCCGACGAAGCGCTCGGCGAAGTGCTCGACTACTGCACCGAGGCCGATCGCGACCGGCTCGTCGCGCAGTTGCGCGATGCGCCGTCTACATGCCCGTCCGAGCCGCAGCGCTACCGGATCGTGCGGCGCGACGGCTCGACGTGCTGGTTGCGCATCACGTGCCGGCAGGTCGAGATCGAAGGCGATCTCGACGGGCTGCTCGTGCAGTTCCGCGACGTCAGCGACGAAGTCGCGATCGAGGACGCGCGGCGCGCCGAAGCGCGGATGCTCGAATACGCAGGCCGCTACAACGCGATGGGCGAGATGGCGACCGTGATCGCGCACGAGCTGAGCCAGCCGCTCGCGGCCGTGCGCAACTTCATCGAGGGCGCGGTGCAGCGGCTGAACGGGCGCGGCAACGTGGACGACGCGATCTGGGGCCTGCGCAGCGCGGATCGCCAGGCCGAGCATGCGGCGCTGATCATCAAGAGCGTGCGCGAGTTCATCGTGAAGCGCGAGCCGGCCGTCGCGCTTGCCGACTTGCGCGACATCCTTGCCGACGTCGCGTATTTCATCGAGCTGCGCGCGAAGGAAGCCGGCGTGACGGTCGCGATCGTGCAGGCCGATGCGCCGCTGCCGATCCGCTGCGAGCGCGTATTGATCGGGCAGGTGATCCTGAATCTCGCGTTCAATGCGATCGAGGCGTTCGCCAGTTGCGAGCGCGTGCCGCGCACGCTGACGCTCGGCACCGCGAACGTGGATGGGTACGCGGAGCTGCGCGCGATCGACAACGGGCCGGGTATCGAGGAAGGCGCACACGACAGACTGTTCGACGGCTTCTCGTCGTCGAAGGCCGGCGGCAACGGCATCGGGCTGTCGCTGTGCAAGAGCATCGTGACGCGCCACGGCGGCCGGATCGGCGCGAGCCCGGCTAGTGGCGGCGGCCTCGACTGCCGCGTGACGCTGCCGCTCGCCGGCCAGCACGCATAGCGGCTTCGTCGTATCGCAGCGGCGCATCGACGCCCGACGTATCGACGCCCGACGCATCGTCAGCGCCCCAGCGCCCGCGCGGTCTGGCCGCCGATGCCGAAGTCGGTGTTCGGAATGTCCTTGATGATCACGCGCGTCGTCTGCAACGGCGCGTCGAGCACGTTCGCGCCGGCATCGGACAGCGCGGCGATCAGCGCGCGTTTCTGCGCATCGGTGCGCCCGGCGATCAGGATCGCGACGATCACGGGCAGCGACGGCGGCGCGCCGTCCGCGGCGCTGCGTCCGCCGAGGCCGATGTGCGTCGCGGGCAATTCGGTGAGCAGCACGCGCACGGATTCGATCGGCGCGCCGATCGCGTCGACGGTCGCGCCGGTCAGCCGCGCGATCAGTTCGGCCTTGCGTGCGTCGTCGTGGCCGGCTGGCAGGAAAACTTCGAGTGTGGGCATGGCGATCCGGAAAGGTGAAGGTTGCCGGTTCACCGTTGCACTTGCAGCGACGAACCGGCCACGGCTTACAGCAGGAAGCCGATCGCGCTGAGCGCTTCGGTCGAGTCGATCAGGCGCACGACTTTCTCGACGATTCGCATCTCGCCTTCGGCATCGACGTGCAGCCGGTGCGTGACGTCGGCCGCGAACAGCGTCGCGACGCCGCGCTTGTACGCGACGACGACCTGCGCGGATTTCAGCTCGACGGTCTCGGCGCTGCCGCTCTCCAGCGTGAAGCGCGACACGGTGCGTACCGTGCGCGCTGCGTCGGACGCCGATGCCGAATAGCCGGACAGCATCCGCTGCACGCGCTTTTCGCGCATGTCGTGGTCGTCGAACACGTAGTTCAGCGTGGCGGCGAAATCGGTCGCATCGGGATCGATCGGCACCACGTAGTGGCCGGCCGGGTCCCACAGGTCGAGCCACGCGCGATAGTCGCGGCGGTCCAGCATCTCGGCTTCGCGCCACACGAATTCGACCGCATGGGCGAAGGTCTGCTGCGAGAAAAGGGCGTTGCGGTCGTCCATCATGCTTGCTCCATCATCTTGCGCCATTGCTGGTAAGCCTCGCGCATGCCCGTTTCGTCGGTCGCATGCGCGGTCTTCTCGCCGTTCGCGGCGGTCGTCTCGCGGTTCAGCCCGCGGTTCACCAGGATCGGCACGTCGGGGCCCGCATGCGCGCCGCGCTGCACGCGCTCCCATGCTTCCGCGTCGTCGGGGCTGCCGAAACCGAACGGGCCCTGGAAGTGCTCATGGATGCGCAGCCGCTCGCGGTTCGCTTCGTCGGGGCCGCCGTCCATCGCGAGCGCGACGTGGCGGATCTCGGTTTCTTGCGCGGAGATCGGCCGCAGCACGCGGAAGAACGCCATCGACAGCGCGAGGTTCGGGAACAGGTTCAGGTTGAAGCCGACGCCCATCAGCGAGCGCACGATGCGACGCACTTCGTCCGGTGCGTGGCGTTCGGCGAGTTTCGCGGCGAGCGGCGCGAAGCGCTCGGGCAGCGGCGCGCCGTCGTCTTCGTCGAGGTCGATCAGCTCGGGCATCAAGACCGCGAGGCTGTGGCCGTT
The sequence above is drawn from the Burkholderia stabilis genome and encodes:
- a CDS encoding acyl-CoA dehydrogenase family protein codes for the protein MLNAALALDPAPTSPPVAGDPAGRLSPLDAVIETVAARRDEFDRLSHVPRDVIALFRQAGIYRAGTPRRFGGDALAPTAFLDMIERIATADGSAAWVASFGSANVYLAALPLETQAELYASGPDQVFAGGLFPVQPAQAAAGGWRVNGTWKFASGCKGADWLGVGIAVPGAQDAAPNKPRTAVFRAADVEIVENWNVVGMQGTGSHDLRVNDRFVPEAWTFVRGGEPTVDEPLYRYPTVAYAAQVLAVVNLGLGRAALDVANRMSGGRQTTTGAPRLADRAYFRIELAKAEAQLRSARAFFYDATDTVWQSILAGNPVTPDQVSLLRLAATHIAREGASVVERAYRLGGTAAIYRSHPLQRLLRDAMVVTQHAFLAEGNFDGAGAVFTGVTPFPGYL
- a CDS encoding sensor histidine kinase, with the protein product MRAARAGAMLVIRPRDAARLHPNPIMSFPDEDDFHRLLDALTTCVLLHDAHTKAIVWANRAACIALGFSVEELLPLKARDMTRPEPKYRREIGVGAMDRAMTDGPQVYEWCYRSRTGVDMLSEAIATYVPLHGRDVVMVQFRDISAEEAIRQQLRRYEARLREFMQDLDEGVAVVTPHGGAQFISESGRRVLGLAPDEALGEVLDYCTEADRDRLVAQLRDAPSTCPSEPQRYRIVRRDGSTCWLRITCRQVEIEGDLDGLLVQFRDVSDEVAIEDARRAEARMLEYAGRYNAMGEMATVIAHELSQPLAAVRNFIEGAVQRLNGRGNVDDAIWGLRSADRQAEHAALIIKSVREFIVKREPAVALADLRDILADVAYFIELRAKEAGVTVAIVQADAPLPIRCERVLIGQVILNLAFNAIEAFASCERVPRTLTLGTANVDGYAELRAIDNGPGIEEGAHDRLFDGFSSSKAGGNGIGLSLCKSIVTRHGGRIGASPASGGGLDCRVTLPLAGQHA
- a CDS encoding tautomerase family protein; amino-acid sequence: MPTLEVFLPAGHDDARKAELIARLTGATVDAIGAPIESVRVLLTELPATHIGLGGRSAADGAPPSLPVIVAILIAGRTDAQKRALIAALSDAGANVLDAPLQTTRVIIKDIPNTDFGIGGQTARALGR
- a CDS encoding aromatic-ring-hydroxylating dioxygenase subunit beta encodes the protein MMDDRNALFSQQTFAHAVEFVWREAEMLDRRDYRAWLDLWDPAGHYVVPIDPDATDFAATLNYVFDDHDMREKRVQRMLSGYSASASDAARTVRTVSRFTLESGSAETVELKSAQVVVAYKRGVATLFAADVTHRLHVDAEGEMRIVEKVVRLIDSTEALSAIGFLL